The following are encoded in a window of Algiphilus aromaticivorans DG1253 genomic DNA:
- a CDS encoding LysR family transcriptional regulator — MELRHLRYFLAVAEAQHFTRAAARLGIGQPPLSQQIRALETELGTPLFLRHSRGVQLTEAGRAFAEDARHIVSAAERAVERAQRVAAGDVGRLRIGMINSAPFHPFVPRAIREFGHRYPEVRLSLDENSTPALVEDVRSEQCDIAFVRPPLGHAADIAAVALFDEDVLVALPNGHPLARFESLSLWALAGERFVLFPRTVGAGLYDEIIASCRRAGFSPRISQETSQVTSIVNLVAAGLGVSLVPASMQQVHSEGVTYRPIAGEAPRAAMVLIHRRDDPSPTVARMTALLADLGETG, encoded by the coding sequence ATGGAGCTGCGCCACCTGCGCTATTTCTTGGCCGTTGCCGAGGCGCAGCATTTCACGCGCGCGGCGGCGCGGCTGGGCATCGGCCAGCCGCCGCTGTCACAGCAGATCCGGGCGCTGGAGACCGAGCTGGGCACACCGCTCTTCCTGCGCCATTCGCGCGGCGTCCAGCTGACCGAAGCCGGTCGCGCCTTTGCCGAGGACGCGCGTCACATCGTCAGCGCGGCCGAGCGCGCGGTCGAGCGCGCCCAGCGCGTCGCAGCCGGCGATGTCGGACGACTGCGCATCGGCATGATCAACTCCGCGCCCTTCCACCCCTTCGTACCGCGCGCCATCCGCGAGTTCGGCCATCGTTACCCGGAGGTGCGCCTGTCGCTGGATGAGAACAGCACGCCGGCGCTGGTCGAGGATGTGCGCAGCGAGCAGTGCGACATCGCCTTCGTCCGACCGCCGCTGGGGCACGCCGCCGACATCGCCGCCGTCGCGCTCTTCGACGAGGATGTGCTGGTGGCACTGCCCAACGGCCACCCGCTGGCGCGCTTCGAGAGCCTGTCGCTGTGGGCGCTGGCCGGCGAGCGCTTCGTGCTCTTTCCGCGCACGGTGGGCGCCGGCCTCTACGACGAGATCATCGCCAGCTGTCGCCGCGCGGGCTTTTCCCCGCGCATCAGCCAGGAAACCTCGCAGGTGACGTCCATCGTCAACCTCGTCGCCGCCGGGCTGGGGGTGTCGCTGGTACCCGCTTCCATGCAGCAGGTGCATTCGGAGGGCGTGACCTACCGCCCCATCGCCGGCGAGGCGCCGCGCGCGGCGATGGTGCTGATCCACCGCCGCGACGACCCCAGCCCGACGGTCGCGCGCATGACCGCGCTGCTCGCTGACCTGGGCGAGACCGGCTGA
- a CDS encoding LysR family transcriptional regulator: MENLNDLYYFARVVEHGGFASAGRALGLPKSKLSRRVAALEERLGVRLIQRSTRHFSVTELGQTYYAHCKAMLVEAEAAQEAIALTRTEPRGVVRISCPIALLHAQVGTMLADFQATCPKVTLHLEATNRRVDVIAEGFDLAIRVRYPPLDDSDLFLKVLAQRSQCLVASPELLARCGPVSHPAQLGELPSLDLGPPRPDHRWDLYGPEGEQARIRHQPRLVTDDMVALRTAAVAGIGVVQLPTIIVLDEVRSGALLRPVHGWGPKPHLIHAVYPSKRGQLPAVRALLDHLAEAFAQLEET, from the coding sequence GTGGAAAACCTGAACGACCTCTACTACTTCGCCCGCGTCGTCGAGCACGGCGGCTTCGCGTCGGCCGGCCGAGCGCTCGGGCTGCCGAAGTCCAAGCTCAGCCGTCGCGTCGCGGCGCTGGAAGAGCGTCTGGGCGTGCGCCTGATTCAGCGCTCAACGCGACACTTCTCGGTCACGGAGTTGGGGCAGACGTACTACGCGCACTGCAAGGCGATGCTGGTGGAGGCCGAAGCGGCGCAGGAAGCCATCGCGCTGACGCGTACCGAGCCCCGCGGCGTGGTGCGCATCAGCTGCCCCATCGCGTTGCTGCACGCTCAAGTTGGCACGATGCTGGCGGACTTCCAGGCCACCTGCCCGAAAGTGACGCTGCATCTGGAGGCGACCAATCGTCGTGTCGATGTCATCGCCGAAGGTTTCGACCTCGCTATCCGTGTCCGCTACCCGCCACTCGACGACAGCGATCTCTTCCTCAAGGTGCTCGCCCAGCGCAGCCAGTGCCTGGTGGCCAGCCCGGAGCTGCTCGCGCGCTGCGGGCCGGTATCCCACCCCGCGCAGCTAGGCGAGCTACCCAGCCTCGATCTCGGTCCGCCCCGGCCGGATCATCGCTGGGATCTCTACGGGCCGGAAGGAGAGCAGGCACGCATCCGGCATCAGCCGCGGCTGGTCACCGACGACATGGTGGCGCTGCGCACGGCCGCGGTGGCCGGCATCGGCGTCGTGCAGCTACCAACCATCATCGTCCTGGACGAAGTGCGCAGCGGCGCGCTGCTGCGTCCCGTGCACGGCTGGGGCCCGAAGCCGCACCTGATCCATGCCGTCTACCCCTCCAAGCGCGGTCAATTACCGGCCGTGCGCGCGCTGCTCGACCATCTGGCCGAGGCCTTCGCGCAACTCGAAGAAACCTGA
- the aceF gene encoding dihydrolipoyllysine-residue acetyltransferase gives MASAKPVKIPDIGGFSDVPVIEVLVSPGDTVEAEQPLIVLESDKSTMEIPAPEAGTIESVALKVDDKVSEGDTICQIVPAEAASPAPAPEPEAAPAAEPEPEPSPEAAAQPEPEPEPAPAAEASVETVRVPDIGDFTDVPVIEVLVSAGDSVEADQPLIVLESEKSTMEVPSPKAGTVESVSVKVDDKLKEGDAICELRVAGKAEAAPAPQAAAPEPAPAAKKEASPAPKSEDKADSQAEEEESAAQGPRMRPEGDGQLIPHASPAVRRFARELGVDLAQVSGSGAKGRILREDVQQHVKSAMKAAPQAAAATAGGGGGLPQQPEVDFSRFGPVEAVDLARIRRISAQNLHRNWLLVPHVTQTDSADITDLEAFRKAESMPEQKLTLLPFLIKAVAQCLRDFPDFNASLSADGQQLIRKQYCHIGFAADTPNGLLVPVIRDVWSKSVTELAAESGALAAKARDGKLKPDEMQGGCFSISSLGGIGGSHFSPIVNAPEVAILGVSKASMQPVWDGEAFQPRLMCPLSLSYDHRVIDGAAAARFIVQLKTLLEDLRRLLL, from the coding sequence ATGGCCAGCGCAAAGCCCGTCAAGATTCCGGATATCGGCGGCTTCAGTGATGTGCCGGTCATCGAGGTGCTGGTCAGCCCCGGTGACACGGTGGAGGCCGAGCAGCCGCTTATCGTTCTGGAGTCCGACAAGTCGACGATGGAGATCCCGGCGCCGGAGGCCGGCACCATCGAGTCCGTGGCGCTGAAGGTGGACGACAAGGTTTCCGAGGGCGACACCATCTGCCAGATCGTGCCGGCTGAAGCCGCGTCCCCCGCGCCTGCGCCGGAGCCCGAAGCGGCGCCCGCTGCCGAGCCCGAGCCCGAGCCGTCGCCCGAGGCGGCCGCGCAGCCGGAGCCGGAGCCGGAGCCGGCGCCGGCCGCCGAGGCCAGCGTGGAAACCGTGCGCGTCCCCGACATCGGCGACTTCACGGACGTCCCGGTCATCGAGGTGCTGGTCAGCGCTGGCGATAGCGTCGAGGCCGATCAGCCGCTGATCGTGCTGGAGTCCGAGAAATCGACGATGGAAGTGCCGTCGCCGAAGGCCGGCACGGTCGAAAGTGTCAGCGTCAAGGTCGACGACAAGCTCAAGGAAGGCGACGCCATCTGCGAGCTGCGCGTGGCCGGCAAGGCTGAGGCCGCGCCCGCTCCGCAAGCTGCTGCGCCCGAGCCTGCGCCCGCGGCGAAGAAAGAAGCCTCGCCGGCTCCCAAGAGTGAGGACAAGGCGGATTCCCAGGCGGAAGAGGAAGAATCCGCCGCGCAGGGTCCGCGCATGCGCCCGGAAGGCGACGGCCAGCTCATTCCGCACGCCAGCCCCGCCGTGCGCCGCTTCGCGCGCGAGCTGGGTGTCGATCTCGCGCAGGTCAGCGGCAGCGGTGCCAAGGGCCGCATCCTGCGCGAGGACGTCCAGCAGCATGTGAAGTCGGCCATGAAGGCCGCGCCGCAGGCTGCGGCCGCAACGGCCGGTGGCGGCGGCGGTCTGCCGCAGCAGCCGGAGGTCGACTTCAGCCGTTTCGGGCCGGTGGAGGCGGTGGATCTTGCCCGCATCCGCCGCATCTCGGCGCAGAACCTGCACCGCAACTGGCTGCTGGTGCCGCACGTCACGCAGACCGACAGCGCCGACATCACCGATCTGGAAGCCTTCCGCAAGGCCGAGTCGATGCCCGAGCAGAAGCTGACGCTGCTGCCCTTCCTGATCAAGGCCGTGGCGCAGTGCCTGCGCGACTTCCCGGACTTCAACGCCTCGCTGTCCGCCGACGGCCAGCAGCTGATCCGCAAGCAGTACTGCCATATCGGCTTCGCGGCCGATACGCCGAACGGTCTGCTCGTGCCGGTGATCCGCGACGTCTGGAGCAAGTCGGTCACTGAGCTGGCCGCCGAGAGCGGCGCGCTGGCGGCGAAGGCGCGCGACGGCAAGCTCAAGCCTGACGAAATGCAGGGCGGCTGCTTCTCGATCTCCAGCCTGGGCGGCATCGGCGGCAGCCATTTCTCGCCCATCGTCAACGCCCCCGAGGTCGCGATCCTCGGCGTGTCCAAGGCGTCGATGCAGCCAGTCTGGGATGGCGAAGCCTTCCAGCCGCGCCTGATGTGCCCGCTGTCGTTGTCCTACGACCACCGCGTGATTGATGGTGCGGCCGCGGCGCGCTTCATCGTGCAGCTGAAGACACTGCTGGAGGACCTGCGTCGGCTGCTGCTCTGA
- a CDS encoding PIN domain-containing protein, translating to MSVDFIDSNLLVYLFDERAPDKSRRAAELIEFALRSGSALISYQVVQESLAVITRKIPVPADLDQARRFLDSVLQPLCRVMPSHALYRRALEIQTRYGYGFYDSLIIAAALEAGCQHLLSEDMQHGQQIEQLRIVNPFLER from the coding sequence ATGAGCGTTGATTTCATCGACTCCAACCTCCTCGTCTATCTCTTCGACGAGCGCGCGCCCGACAAGTCGCGACGCGCGGCCGAGCTGATCGAATTCGCGCTCCGCAGCGGCTCCGCCCTGATCAGTTATCAGGTGGTCCAGGAAAGCCTGGCGGTCATCACGCGGAAAATCCCCGTCCCGGCCGATCTGGACCAGGCGCGGCGCTTCCTGGACTCGGTCCTGCAGCCCTTGTGCCGGGTGATGCCGAGTCACGCGCTGTACCGTCGCGCGCTGGAGATTCAGACCCGCTACGGCTACGGCTTCTACGACAGCCTGATCATCGCGGCAGCCCTCGAGGCGGGCTGCCAACACCTGCTCTCGGAAGACATGCAGCACGGCCAGCAGATCGAGCAACTGCGCATCGTCAACCCCTTCCTTGAGCGCTGA
- the aceE gene encoding pyruvate dehydrogenase (acetyl-transferring), homodimeric type has protein sequence MAEHEDVDPVETGEWIESLDAVLQREGPDRAHYLLETLIERARRSGAFIPFSPNTAYLNTIPPDAEARPEDADHTMEWKIRSILRWNAMAMVVNANREHAGVGGHIASYASAATLYEVGFNHFFKGPEHPDGADLLYIQGHVTPGIYARAYLEGRLTEEQIFNFRYESEGKGVSSYPHPWLMRDFWQFATVSMGLGPITSIYQARFMKYLENRGLATTNGRKVWCFCGDGEMDEPESLGAIDIAAREKLDNLIFVVNCNLQRLDGPVRGNGKIIQELEGVFRGAGWNVIKVIWGSAWDGLLARDASGKLMELMNETVDGEYQSCKARGGKYTRENFFGKYPETAKLVEAMSDDDIAKLNRGGHDPHKLFAAYHRAIHNADGRPTVILAKTVKGYGMGEAGEGQNITHQQKKMGEDALKAFRDRFKIPISDAQIKDTPFYHPGEDSEEIKYLKARREALGGYLPQRNVTAPALEIPKLDAFSRQLEGSGEREVSTTMGFVQFLQTLLRDKKVGKRVVPIIPDEARTFGMEGMFRSLGIYSVVGQKYRPEDADSLAFYKEDIKGQILEEGITEAGSMSSWIAAATSYANHGEPMLPFYIFYSMFGFQRIGDLCWAAGDMRARGFLLGATAGRTTLNGEGLQHEDGHSHVLFGVVPNCRSYDPAYVYELAVILQRGMQEMYGEGRDVYYYITLYNENYPHPPMPEGVEDGIMRGIYRLRGPQKKPGKQHVQLMGSGTILREVEAAAELLYEEFGVTSEVWSVTSFTELARDGQDTDRDNLLHPDRKPKTCYLQQALDGHPGPVVAATDHVRNHVEQIRPFLERNLSALGTDGFGRSDTRNRLRDFFEVDRRWITIRALKALADEGHIPKTKVGQAMRIFGIKATKANPRLS, from the coding sequence GTGGCGGAGCATGAGGATGTGGACCCGGTAGAAACCGGGGAGTGGATCGAGTCGCTGGATGCGGTGCTTCAGCGCGAGGGCCCGGATCGGGCGCACTACCTGCTGGAGACGCTGATCGAGCGTGCCCGGCGCTCGGGTGCCTTCATCCCCTTCTCGCCGAATACGGCCTATCTGAACACCATCCCGCCGGATGCCGAGGCGCGGCCGGAGGATGCTGATCACACGATGGAGTGGAAGATCCGCTCGATCCTGCGCTGGAACGCGATGGCGATGGTGGTCAACGCCAACCGCGAGCACGCCGGTGTCGGCGGCCACATCGCCAGCTATGCCTCGGCGGCGACGCTCTACGAGGTCGGCTTCAATCACTTCTTCAAGGGGCCCGAGCACCCCGACGGCGCCGATCTGCTCTACATCCAGGGGCACGTTACCCCGGGCATCTACGCGCGCGCTTATCTGGAGGGGCGGCTCACCGAGGAGCAGATCTTCAACTTCCGCTACGAGTCCGAAGGCAAGGGCGTGTCCTCCTATCCGCACCCCTGGCTGATGCGGGACTTCTGGCAGTTCGCGACCGTGTCGATGGGCCTGGGGCCCATCACGTCGATCTACCAGGCGCGATTCATGAAGTACCTGGAGAACCGCGGCCTGGCCACCACGAACGGCCGCAAGGTGTGGTGCTTCTGCGGCGACGGCGAGATGGACGAGCCGGAATCGCTGGGTGCCATCGACATCGCCGCGCGCGAGAAGCTCGACAACCTGATCTTCGTCGTCAACTGCAATCTGCAGCGACTGGACGGGCCGGTGCGCGGCAACGGCAAGATCATCCAGGAGCTGGAAGGCGTCTTCCGCGGTGCCGGCTGGAATGTCATCAAGGTGATCTGGGGCTCGGCCTGGGACGGCCTGCTGGCCAGGGACGCCAGCGGCAAGCTCATGGAGCTGATGAACGAGACCGTCGACGGCGAGTACCAGTCCTGCAAGGCGCGCGGCGGCAAGTACACGCGCGAGAACTTCTTCGGCAAGTATCCGGAGACCGCGAAGCTGGTCGAGGCCATGTCCGACGACGACATCGCCAAGCTCAATCGCGGCGGCCACGACCCGCACAAGCTCTTCGCCGCCTATCACCGCGCCATCCACAACGCCGACGGCCGACCGACCGTGATTCTCGCCAAGACCGTCAAGGGCTACGGCATGGGTGAGGCCGGCGAGGGCCAGAACATCACCCATCAGCAGAAGAAGATGGGTGAGGACGCCCTCAAGGCTTTCCGAGACCGTTTCAAGATCCCGATCAGCGACGCGCAGATCAAGGACACGCCCTTCTATCACCCCGGCGAGGACTCCGAGGAGATCAAGTATCTGAAGGCCCGGCGCGAGGCCCTCGGCGGCTACCTGCCGCAGCGCAATGTCACGGCGCCGGCGCTGGAGATTCCGAAGCTGGACGCCTTCTCTCGCCAGCTCGAAGGCAGCGGCGAGCGCGAGGTCTCCACGACCATGGGCTTCGTGCAGTTCCTGCAGACCCTGCTGCGCGACAAGAAGGTCGGCAAGCGCGTCGTGCCGATCATTCCCGACGAGGCGCGCACCTTCGGCATGGAGGGCATGTTCCGCAGCCTGGGCATCTACTCGGTGGTTGGGCAGAAGTATCGTCCCGAGGACGCCGACTCGCTGGCCTTCTACAAGGAGGACATCAAGGGCCAGATCCTGGAGGAAGGCATCACCGAGGCCGGTTCCATGAGCTCCTGGATCGCCGCGGCCACCAGCTACGCCAATCACGGCGAACCGATGCTGCCCTTCTACATCTTCTATTCGATGTTCGGATTCCAGCGCATCGGCGATCTCTGCTGGGCGGCCGGCGACATGCGCGCCCGCGGCTTCCTGTTGGGGGCGACCGCCGGACGCACCACGCTCAACGGCGAGGGCCTGCAGCACGAGGACGGGCATAGTCACGTGCTCTTCGGTGTGGTGCCCAACTGCCGCAGCTACGACCCGGCCTATGTCTACGAGCTGGCCGTCATCCTGCAGCGCGGCATGCAGGAGATGTACGGCGAGGGGCGCGATGTCTACTACTACATCACCCTCTACAACGAGAATTACCCGCACCCGCCCATGCCGGAGGGGGTTGAGGACGGGATCATGCGCGGCATATACCGCCTGCGTGGCCCGCAGAAGAAGCCCGGCAAGCAGCACGTCCAGCTCATGGGCAGCGGGACGATCCTGCGCGAGGTCGAGGCCGCCGCCGAACTGCTCTACGAGGAGTTCGGCGTCACCAGCGAGGTCTGGAGCGTGACCAGCTTCACCGAGCTGGCGAGAGACGGCCAGGACACCGACCGCGACAATCTTCTGCACCCCGATCGCAAACCCAAGACCTGCTATCTGCAGCAGGCGCTGGACGGCCATCCCGGGCCGGTGGTCGCGGCCACCGATCACGTGCGCAACCACGTCGAACAGATCCGGCCCTTCCTGGAGCGCAATCTCTCGGCGCTGGGCACCGACGGCTTCGGTCGCTCCGACACGCGCAACCGCCTGCGCGACTTCTTCGAGGTCGACCGGCGCTGGATCACGATCCGCGCGCTCAAGGCGCTGGCCGACGAGGGCCACATACCCAAGACCAAGGTCGGCCAGGCGATGCGCATCTTCGGCATCAAGGCCACCAAGGCCAATCCGAGGCTTTCCTGA